ATTGCTGGATGCAGTTGCTGTTGTGGTTGCTCGACTGACTTCCAAATTGATTCAGGCAAAAATGGAGGCAATTGTTTAATATGTCCACTTAACAATCCTTGGATCAAATACATTGCAATCACAAATCCACCGACATTCAATTTCCCAGTATTGTATCTATCAACTAAACTCCAAATTTGTCCCAAAGTTGTAGTTGGCAACTTGGCTTTCAAGAAAATATCTTTTGCTCTTGACCCATCCAAATCACCTTGAGCAGACCCAACGGTCTTGATGAACAATTGAGAAAACTTTTGATAGTCGTTAGGAGAAACAGCAGCAAAAGAATCTTGAGAAGCGGCCGATTGTGGAATAGAAGCATTTGGTTGTGACGACATAAACGAACTGTTTGTCGACTGTGGCTGTAAATTGTTTTGCTGTGGTAAACTCAAATTCACAAACTTTGGCAACGGACCAGGAACATCTGCTAACCCTGGCACTGGGTGTTGTCCTGACTGTGTATACCCAATTAATCTCATTGCATAGCAAAATccaaattgattcaaaaacCCCAAATTGTTCAGATCAGATATTTGCCAGATTTCACCCAAAATAGAAGGTGGCAACCCAGATTTCTCAAAGGTGGTTCTTGCTTTCTCACCAGTAACAACACCGGTATTTTCGGGATCcaatgatttgaataattgtGTGTATAactttttctcttctgGTGTAAGACCCACCTTAAAAGTAGGGGTAGCTATTTTTTGACTTGTTAGTATATACTACTTTTGAATACCCGATCGGAATATAATGGGAAAAGTTCCAAGAATGAGACAATTAAGGGGGATGCAATACATACACAGCGAGATACTCATAATCAAACTTCcttttatcaaaaaatccaattattcagatttatcaaaataatgTTGTCTTCTatgaaagaaaatgaatataaaataGTGGCTGATACTGTTGATAATGACgattatgttttttttgtttggaatttgtttattttctgACATTATAGGGGGAACGAACAAACAAAAGCCTTCAATCAGTATTGAATTGATCGATTTCAGCACCAGTGCACGACCCCCATTATATCCTCAATAACCGATACAATCAATACGACATTGTCTCAAAAAGTCTTTGAGAATGTCTCGATGAGTTCGAAATtttcaccaattttttttttttgctcaTTGAAAATAACTATACTACAGTTTCTTTAATATTTATACATTACAATCTGCATCAACATACAAAATGAATAGAGGCAGAGGTGGATTCAGAGGTGGACGCGGAGGTAGATCCGGTCCCGTTCAATACGGTCCCCCAGATACAGTGTTAGAGATGGGTTCATTCATGCAAGCTTGCGAAGGTGACATTGTTTGTCGTTCTATAAATGTTAAAATTCCATACTTCAATGCCCCAATATATTTGGAAAACAAGACACAAGTAGGGAAAGTGGACGAAATCTTGGGTCCATTAAACGAAGTGTTTTTTACAATTAAGCCATCAGAAGGTGTTAAAGCAGAATCTTTCAAAGAAGGAGACAAGTTCTATATTGGTcctgataaattattaccattagAAAGATTTTTGCCAAAACCACCAAGCGTGGGTCCAAAACCTAAGAGAAAAACTGGTGGAAAGTCTGCTGGTGGAAGCAGCCGTGGTGGGTTTTCCTCTAGAGGTGGTGGCCGTGGTGGATTCTCATCAAGAGGCGGTGGTCGTGGCGGTTTCTCATCAAGAGGTGGTGGTCGTGGAGGTGCCCGTGGAAACAGTAGAGGTGGATTTAGAGGAGGAAGAGGAGGAAGATTTTAGAATCAAATGGTCTGGCAATATTCCTTTTTTTGTACACTAGCATTTCTCTATACACTTATGTACACAATAACTAGTTTCTATATACAACAACGAAAGAGTTTTAAAATGTTTGATTGATATAGCCgtaagaagaaaaaaatagcaGCCTTTCTATAACCAAAGTCAAAAACACGCCAATATCAAGATCAAAGCAAATTGCAACTATCAAGGATATTGCTTTGGATTTCATTCATTCCTGCAGGCTTAGgtaaaaatttattggtGTTGGCATTACTAAACAAAAATGTTGGAGTCATGGCAATATCCTGTAGACCAGAACTAGTGATGAGCTTTCCATAGTGTTCCACTACTCGATCATTACAGGtttgaatcaaatcataGCAATTGTTCGCCTCAAATGCATTTTTAGGAATATATTTCAGGACCACATTATCCACTTTAGTAAATATAATATCAAAGGGCACTCCTTCATCtattaacaaattgaagataTACGAGTCCTCTTCACGAAATCCTTCAACAGAATCAATTAACACGTACACTTTTTTTAACTGATGACGCCTTGATATGTAATCCACAACAACTTTTCCCTGTTTCAAATCTCCGTATTCTCCATAACCTGGGCTGTCAATTATCCTGAGCTTCTTggagaaattgaaacaattgatgGTTTTAGTGAAACCAGCACGTGCAGAGACATATGCTAGTTGTGTGGGTCCCGTAATAGACTTGTTTTTTACTAGGAGGCCGTTGATTAAAGAAGATTTTCCAACATTTGTATGGCCCATAAATAGCACTTCTGGGAGGGCACGCAATAGTTCTGGTCTGATACCAAAAGTTTTTCTAGAGTTTAACATGGATTCAGTGGTTTCGTTTCTGGAATATGGATCAATGCTACTTAATTTctcttctctttcttttgctAATTTTGCATATTTAACGTCGGGTATTTCGTCGTAGTCTGCCAATGTCCAGTCTAATTCAACTCTTGCATTTCCGAAAAATTGACAGGATTTCACTAAATCATTTTCCTTGTACGATGTACGCCAGCTAGGAgaatatatttcatttaatcGTAAAGGCGACACAATACTGTTTCTATAAGACTTGAGTTGTCTTTCTGATGGTAgatttttagattttttagattttgaGCTTTTAGATGATTGGTAGATATTTGTAGTTCGCGGAGACTGTGGTATAGACTTTAGTAAATAGTCTATAGAGTTCCACCTTTTCTgtacaaaaaaatgtagATGTAAATTTGACCTgttcattgattttatgAAGTACTTCTGATTATATAGAGCTCGATGGATAAAGGATTATTTTTCTggttttggattttttttcttctgcAAAAGAAGTTGGTCTTTCATGAAACATACTTCCCATAACTAAtcctctttttttgataGTAATTGGCTAGCTCATCAATATGGTATCCATTAGATATCCCGTGTTAATTTGTACGTATCACCTAAACTTGTGCATTTACGTTGCTTTTTAAGTTTTCTTGATGTTGTACTAACCGAATTGTTTTACCCAGTATTTGTCCTCTCACTTATCGGTGCCTGTTACTTGGGCTTTGCACTGATCCATTTACCTTACGATAAGCTAATTCACTTTTCAACATTTTGCCTTTTAACCTTGGAGTTTTTCTTTGTGTTTGATACACAGTACAAGTCTTTAAAAGTGTTGAGAAACATCACATTAATTATCTGTACATTTGGCGGAAGTGTGGGTCTGGAAATAATACAGAACCTAGTCAACCCAAAAAGAGTATTTGACGTTTATGATATAGTGGCCAATATCCTAGGGAGTCTTTTAGGATTGGGGATTAGTGTTGGTTATGTCACTTGGAGTAAAAACAGGGCCAGACATAAAAGGAGTAGTTACAGACAATTAAACACACATATCATTGAAGCATCAGAAGATGACGGCGAGGAAAGCACAGACCAGAACTCCCTAGATATTCGAGAGAGAGCTGATACTCAATCATTTACAAATGAAGATTACGTTAACATTCAATTAGAAGATGTAAAACACTAGAGAGGATTGTCTCCTGATTGTTGCTGTAC
This genomic stretch from Candida albicans SC5314 chromosome 1, complete sequence harbors:
- the GAR1 gene encoding H/ACA snoRNP pseudouridylase subunit (Putative H/ACA snoRNP pseudouridylase complex protein; mutation confers hypersensitivity to tubercidin (7-deazaadenosine); macrophage/pseudohyphal-induced; Spider biofilm repressed), coding for MNRGRGGFRGGRGGRSGPVQYGPPDTVLEMGSFMQACEGDIVCRSINVKIPYFNAPIYLENKTQVGKVDEILGPLNEVFFTIKPSEGVKAESFKEGDKFYIGPDKLLPLERFLPKPPSVGPKPKRKTGGKSAGGSSRGGFSSRGGGRGGFSSRGGGRGGFSSRGGGRGGARGNSRGGFRGGRGGRF
- a CDS encoding uncharacterized protein (Ortholog(s) have Golgi apparatus localization): MVSIRYPVLILFVLSLIGACYLGFASIHLPYDKLIHFSTFCLLTLEFFFVFDTQYKSLKVLRNITLIICTFGGSVGSEIIQNLVNPKRVFDVYDIVANILGSLLGLGISVGYVTWSKNRARHKRSSYRQLNTHIIEASEDDGEESTDQNSLDIRERADTQSFTNEDYVNIQLEDVKH
- a CDS encoding uncharacterized protein (Has domain(s) with predicted GTP binding activity) encodes the protein MNRSNLHLHFFVQKRWNSIDYLLKSIPQSPRTTNIYQSSKSSKSKKSKNLPSERQLKSYRNSIVSPLRLNEIYSPSWRTSYKENDLVKSCQFFGNARVELDWTLADYDEIPDVKYAKLAKEREEKLSSIDPYSRNETTESMLNSRKTFGIRPELLRALPEVLFMGHTNVGKSSLINGLLVKNKSITGPTQLAYVSARAGFTKTINCFNFSKKLRIIDSPGYGEYGDLKQGKVVVDYISRRHQLKKVYVLIDSVEGFREEDSYIFNLLIDEGVPFDIIFTKVDNVVSKYIPKNAFEANNCYDLIQTCNDRVVEHYGKLITSSGLQDIAMTPTFLFSNANTNKFLPKPAGMNEIQSNILDSCNLL